Proteins encoded together in one Coffea arabica cultivar ET-39 chromosome 2c, Coffea Arabica ET-39 HiFi, whole genome shotgun sequence window:
- the LOC140035639 gene encoding protein FAR-RED IMPAIRED RESPONSE 1-like → MDDGITAVHFMKHPYNYSYYTVMYNRSTGHMNCSCLKMETHGLPCCHMFRAMLFEKLKKIPLNCIMKRWIRQAKEGVISDKAAETSSLHLTEMSRYSTLLSAANDVCRNTCMTSDGFTNALELIHNVAVRAEELQCKGHRGEGCAALQLTNETGGQRDWVKDPEFIAA, encoded by the coding sequence ATGGATGATGGAATCACCGCTGTCCACTTCATGAAGCATCCGTACAATTACTCGTATTATACTGTGATGTATAACAGGTCCACGGGACATATGAATTGCTCCTGCTTGAAAATGGAAACACATGGGCTGCCTTGTTGTCACATGTTTCGTGCAATGCTATTCGAGAAACTGAAAAAAATCCCTCTAAACTGCATCATGAAGAGGTGGATTCGACAGGCAAAGGAAGGCGTAATAAGTGACAAGGCGGCTGAAACAAGCAGCCTGCACCTCACAGAGATGTCCAGATATTCTACACTGCTGTCAGCAGCAAATGATGTATGTAGGAATACGTGCATGACGTCAGACGGATTCACAAATGCATTGGAACTGATCCATAATGTGGCAGTTCGAGCTGAAGAGCTGCAATGCAAGGGGCACAGAGGTGAGGGCTGTGCAGCTTTGCAATTGACCAATGAAACCGGGGGTCAAAGGGATTGGGTTAAGGACCCCGAATTCATTGCAGCATGA
- the LOC140035640 gene encoding protein FAR1-RELATED SEQUENCE 5-like yields MQQAGARTNHIMRLLAVQARGYHNLGFHETDMYNALNRQRQVAVGDGDSNSAIAFLLGKQRGDPNLFFKYSVNGHGRLNRLLWANSVCRDDYRCFGDVLVFDSTYNTNQYRFSLVVLCGINNHYSTCIFACVFIVREGDERYDWAISTFL; encoded by the coding sequence ATGCAACAAGCAGGCGCAAGAACAAATCACATTATGAGACTACTAGCTGTACAGGCTAGAGGATACCACAACTTGGGTTTCCATGAAACTGATATGTACAATGCGCTAAATCGGCAGAGGCAGGTAGCAGTTGGTGATGGGGACAGCAATTCGGCAATTGCATTCTTGTTAGGCAAGCAACGAGGCGATccgaatttatttttcaaatattctGTAAATGGTCATGGCCGTCTGAATCGCCTGCTTTGGGCTAATTCAGTGTGTAGAGACGACTACAGATGTTTTGGTGATGTGCTAGTGTTCGATAGCACGTATAATACGAACCAGTACAGATTTTCATTGGTTGTGTTGTGTGGGATTAACAATCACTACTCCACATGTATCTTTGCGTGTGTTTTTATCGTTCGTGAAGGAGATGAGAGATACGATTGGGCTATAAGTACATTCTTATAA
- the LOC113727248 gene encoding small ribosomal subunit protein uS9m-like, translating to MLSRLISKSSNLRFLTLISSQIHLQSPNPIFPQNPLTSIKPIYPHPNLSKIPHFYSTSNNGDRQDSIPNLWQLSSEADDSIESIFGVESEENNEHVEQVKESANGSDSWLAESLDSGGGVDDGVDIFKGVTEEVKGGGDGHEGWATAEGYKPWSFAGEDKEDERNLFDVGGEEGVEERRESGEWGLEGSRGEDLVKKRSAEEEKQLEIEEKALTDVLKGPNRAFGDLIAASGITEAMLDSLIALKDLEGIQGLPPLREIEDMRYAKSTRKSARAEIERQKQEEAAKARVRQVDDKGRAYGTGRRKCSIARVWVQPGDGKFVVNDKEFDFYFPMLDHRAALLRPFSETKTLGMWDVSCTVKGGGVSGQVGAIQLGISRALQNWAPDLRPPLREGGFLTRDSRVVERKKPGKAKARKSFQWVKR from the exons ATGCTTTCTCGGTTAATCAGCAAATCCTCCAATCTTCGATTTCTGACCCTAATTTCCTCCCAAATTCACCTTCAAAGCCCTAATCCCATCTTTCCACAAAACCCGTTAACCTCAATCAAACCCATATACCCGCACCCCAATCTCTCCAAAATCCCTCATTTCTACTCCACCAGCAACAATGGAGATAGGCAAGACTCGATTCCAAATCTGTGGCAGCTGTCGTCCGAAGCAGACGATTCCATCGAGTCCATTTTCGGGGTAGAATCGGAGGAAAATAATGAACACGTGGAGCAAGTGAAGGAATCGGCAAATGGGTCTGACTCTTGGTTGGCAGAATCATTGGATTCGGGTGGCGGCGTTGATGATGGTGTTGATATATTTAAAGGGGTGACGGAAGAAGTGAAGGGTGGTGGAGATGGTCACGAGGGGTGGGCAACAGCAGAGGGGTATAAGCCGTGGAGTTTTGCTGGGGAGGATAAGGAAGATGAGCGGAATTTGTTTGATGTCGGAGGGGAAGAAGGAGTggaggaaagaagagaaagtgggGAGTGGGGATTGGAGGGTTCTAGAGGGGAGGATTTGGTAAAGAAGAGGAGTGCAGAGGAGGAGAAGCAGCTGGAAATTGAGGAGAAAGCTCTTACTGATGTTCTTAAAG GTCCAAATCGTGCATTTGGAGATCTTATTGCAGCTTCTGGAATCACAGAAGCTATGTTGGAtagtttgattgctttgaaGGACCTTGAAGGAATTCAAGGACTTCCTCCGCTGCGAGAAATTGAAGATATGCGGTATGCAAAGAGTACAAGAAAATCCGCAAGAGCTGAAATCGAGCGCCAGAAGCAGGAGGAGGCTGCAAAGGCGCGAGTCAGGCAAGTAGATGATAAGGGAAGGGCATATGGGACAGGAAGGAGGAAATGCAGTATAGCTCGAGTATGGGTTCAACCTGGTGATGGTAAATTTGTAGTGAATGACAAAGAGTTCGATTTCTATTTCCCAATGCTTGATCATCGAGCTGCCCTTCTTCGACCTTTCTCTGAAACTAAGACATTGGGTATGTGGGACGTGAGTTGCACTGTAAAAGGGGGTGGTGTATCAG GTCAGGTTGGTGCTATTCAATTGGGCATCAGCCGGGCACTGCAAAACTGGGCACCAGATTTACGTCCTCCTTTGAGAGAAG GTGGTTTTTTGACACGGGATTCGAGGGTTGTTGAAAGGAAAAAGCCTggaaaagcaaaagcaagaaagaGCTTCCAGTGGGTCAAGCGATAG